One window of the Streptomyces sp. TS71-3 genome contains the following:
- a CDS encoding MoxR family ATPase, translating into MTDWFIYRGTGGPDPDKIRELPEAPPWRRFDAPVVPYSVPPLDSSTARRLGARSVPLPVQDDDTLELINAALYLRRPLLVTGPPGAGKSTLAHSIAYELGLGRVLEWPIVSRSELKDGLYTYDAIGRLQDAQLDRAHVAWESEGPHGASRSSDIGRYLKLGPLGTALVAAERPRVLLIDELDKSDIDLPNDLLNVLEEGRFGIPELERIADRPGMETVEILTDDGLRVPVTNGQVRCRAFPFVVMTSNREREFPAPLMRRCIPLTLEAPRDQRLAALVQAHFGTGSYDDNHDIVDQFRQAESDGALRPTDQLLNAIFLAQHAARDASRDVTAQRAGIAQLLMQPLDPGPRPR; encoded by the coding sequence ATGACCGACTGGTTCATCTACCGGGGCACCGGGGGGCCGGATCCGGACAAGATCAGGGAGCTGCCCGAGGCCCCGCCCTGGCGGCGGTTCGACGCCCCTGTCGTGCCCTACTCGGTGCCGCCGCTCGACTCGTCGACGGCACGCAGGCTCGGCGCGCGCAGCGTCCCCCTGCCCGTTCAGGACGACGACACCCTCGAACTGATCAACGCCGCCCTCTACTTGCGGCGCCCCCTGCTCGTCACCGGACCGCCCGGCGCCGGGAAGTCGACGCTCGCGCACTCCATCGCGTACGAACTCGGCCTCGGCCGCGTCCTGGAATGGCCGATCGTCAGCCGCAGCGAGCTCAAGGACGGCCTCTACACGTACGACGCCATAGGACGGCTCCAAGACGCGCAGCTGGACCGCGCCCACGTCGCGTGGGAGAGCGAGGGACCGCACGGGGCGAGCCGCTCGTCCGACATCGGCCGCTACCTGAAGCTCGGCCCGCTCGGCACCGCCCTGGTGGCCGCCGAGCGGCCCCGCGTGCTGCTCATCGACGAGCTCGACAAGAGCGACATAGACCTGCCCAACGACCTCCTGAACGTCCTGGAGGAGGGCAGGTTCGGCATCCCCGAGCTGGAGCGGATCGCCGACCGGCCCGGCATGGAGACGGTCGAGATCCTCACGGACGACGGCCTGCGGGTGCCCGTCACCAACGGCCAGGTGCGCTGCCGCGCGTTCCCGTTCGTGGTGATGACCAGCAACCGCGAGCGGGAGTTCCCGGCGCCGCTGATGCGCCGCTGCATCCCGCTGACCCTGGAAGCGCCCCGCGACCAGCGGCTCGCCGCACTCGTGCAGGCGCACTTCGGCACGGGCTCGTACGACGACAACCACGACATCGTCGACCAGTTCAGGCAGGCTGAGTCCGACGGCGCGCTGCGCCCCACCGACCAGTTGCTGAACGCGATCTTCCTCGCCCAGCACGCCGCGCGGGACGCCTCGCGCGACGTCACGGCACAGCGCGCCGGTATCGCCCAGCTGCTGATGCAGCCCCTGGACCCCGGGCCCAGGCCCAGGTGA
- a CDS encoding tetratricopeptide repeat protein: protein MSSVEPTPRPAVPGSPDGARGDAAGQALAALIARMREAEIPPSVEEMADALWLARWLPDPGQDGPADQGTDDRTPPVKPTDSNGRGYRPPQMPPAASQEEHTLAERTELFVRGPGPEAATELRQVQVPAAPALPEPLALQHGLRILQRYRAPVRPVSSTTLDEDRTADRAAESGLVQPVLRPERRREARLLLVMDASTSTVVWQQALDELRQVCERAGAFREVQVQYLHATDEGLPGYAPTPERTGPLHAPEQLSDPTGRRLTLVLSDCAGPMWRSGQIHRLLYRWATTAPVAVVQPLPQRMWLRTHLPARRGQLHRREGPAGRLVFTPERGRLEPGALPVPVLALRRSSVEGWARLVAGATGQSLMAAAGWVHAAHPPATSPVRAEEELSGEDRVRAFVRHASPDARRLACYLSAVPLFLPVMQLVQRAMLAGTGPDVLSEVLLGGLLKRREDAADPRAVRYDFLPGVAAELRKRLTADEAKLLLKHCSEYIERSFGRTARNFPALAAAFLRGAVDPQAVHPDPTEQPAPDEEHAGLRAFAEVSSDLLRDLGRRTPWPLPRPPDPRLGADELLARGRAALRHYEAEGLVRELDEAVALFKQAAAVAGPAAERGAAAEELANALLARWRVRRVGDDLREALDVLAAEHVTSLRGGLLRGTIHWLLAGELHSSWLGVDDLPDGVRRWAREHAAAGEPATAWAFCELLRMADEELTRVVFGDDPPSATGTGSYTSPGTRAGAPRQGTPSPPAQGMAETEGQGIAMPAQSGGPSAPGSAPSLNLPPLSSGPRRALSAVLAGEDADRRRTAADTLPTVRSALATAGAPLARPDGPLRAAGPEDWYLTHLQRAAEASVVRLEYPDPERGHLVRGRILLELATQYLGRGPVEREAGPDEAAAADAGRGAGEHLMAALSTPDALPAPERCRAWLDMASAIETFRTTGEGAAERDGEPPRIMDAVAQALAAAGDDEDLRFDCHVMAARLHRDRYDTTGRGADLDHSVASWQEAVALLATDDPRRPGVLGEYGATLVRRGELRDSADDIDQAVRLLRAAVDWTSDDNPELPDRRRTLGIAHYLRFRSQEVIADLFEADWILGEAARGAKDSPELAHDCWLQRGAVVMELADRLGNIGLLQRADDHVRHAVEIAREAGNGTWVARAQQLRGMLLERQGAPDLALRQYREALTVADTGDVRDVRLTAELRDAVARLEL, encoded by the coding sequence ATGAGCAGCGTCGAGCCCACCCCCCGTCCGGCCGTGCCCGGGAGTCCGGACGGAGCGCGCGGCGACGCCGCGGGCCAGGCGCTCGCGGCGCTGATCGCGCGGATGCGCGAGGCGGAGATCCCGCCGAGCGTCGAGGAGATGGCGGACGCGCTCTGGCTCGCCCGCTGGCTGCCGGACCCGGGCCAGGACGGGCCCGCCGACCAGGGGACCGACGACCGCACCCCGCCGGTGAAGCCCACCGACAGCAACGGCCGCGGGTACCGCCCCCCGCAGATGCCCCCGGCCGCCTCCCAGGAGGAGCACACGCTCGCCGAGCGGACCGAGCTCTTCGTCCGCGGTCCGGGCCCCGAGGCCGCGACCGAGCTGCGGCAGGTGCAGGTTCCCGCCGCGCCCGCCCTGCCGGAGCCGCTCGCGCTCCAGCACGGCCTGCGCATCCTCCAGCGCTACCGCGCTCCCGTGCGCCCCGTCTCCAGCACCACCCTCGACGAGGACCGCACCGCCGACCGGGCCGCCGAGTCCGGTCTCGTCCAGCCCGTGCTGCGCCCCGAACGGCGCCGCGAGGCCCGGCTGCTGCTGGTCATGGACGCCTCCACGTCCACCGTGGTGTGGCAGCAGGCGCTCGACGAGCTGCGTCAGGTCTGCGAGCGGGCCGGCGCGTTCCGCGAGGTGCAGGTCCAGTACCTGCACGCCACCGACGAGGGCCTGCCGGGCTACGCGCCGACCCCCGAGCGCACCGGCCCGCTGCACGCCCCCGAGCAGCTCAGCGACCCCACCGGGCGCCGGCTCACGCTCGTCCTCAGCGACTGCGCGGGGCCCATGTGGCGCAGCGGCCAGATCCACCGCCTGCTGTACCGGTGGGCCACCACCGCGCCCGTCGCCGTCGTCCAGCCCCTGCCGCAGCGCATGTGGCTGCGCACCCACCTGCCGGCCCGGCGGGGCCAGCTCCACCGTCGCGAAGGGCCCGCCGGGCGCCTGGTGTTCACGCCCGAGCGCGGGCGCCTGGAGCCGGGCGCGCTGCCGGTGCCGGTGCTCGCGCTGCGCCGGTCCTCCGTCGAGGGATGGGCGCGGCTCGTGGCGGGCGCCACGGGGCAGAGCCTGATGGCCGCGGCCGGGTGGGTGCACGCGGCGCACCCCCCGGCCACCTCGCCCGTGCGGGCCGAGGAGGAGCTGTCCGGCGAGGACCGCGTGCGGGCCTTCGTGCGGCACGCCTCGCCGGACGCCCGCCGCCTCGCCTGCTACCTGTCCGCGGTGCCGCTGTTCCTGCCGGTGATGCAGCTCGTGCAGCGCGCCATGCTCGCCGGCACCGGGCCCGACGTGCTGTCCGAGGTGCTGCTCGGCGGGCTGCTCAAGCGCCGCGAGGACGCGGCCGACCCGCGTGCCGTGCGCTACGACTTCCTGCCCGGCGTCGCCGCCGAGCTGCGCAAGAGGCTCACGGCGGACGAGGCGAAGCTGCTGCTCAAGCACTGCTCGGAGTACATCGAGCGGAGCTTCGGGCGCACCGCGCGGAACTTCCCCGCGCTGGCGGCCGCCTTCCTGCGCGGCGCCGTCGACCCGCAGGCGGTACACCCCGACCCCACCGAGCAGCCGGCGCCCGACGAGGAGCACGCGGGGCTGCGCGCCTTCGCCGAGGTCTCCTCCGACCTCCTGCGCGACCTGGGCCGGCGCACCCCCTGGCCGCTGCCCCGGCCGCCCGACCCCCGGCTCGGCGCCGACGAGCTGCTGGCCCGCGGCCGTGCCGCACTGCGCCACTACGAGGCCGAGGGCCTGGTCCGCGAGCTGGACGAGGCGGTGGCCCTCTTCAAGCAGGCGGCAGCCGTGGCCGGGCCGGCCGCCGAACGCGGCGCGGCCGCCGAGGAACTGGCGAACGCCCTCCTGGCCCGCTGGCGGGTCCGCCGGGTCGGCGACGACCTCCGCGAGGCGCTCGACGTGCTGGCGGCCGAGCACGTCACCTCGCTGCGCGGGGGCCTGCTGAGGGGCACCATCCACTGGCTGCTCGCGGGGGAGCTGCACAGCTCGTGGCTCGGCGTCGACGACCTGCCGGACGGCGTGCGCCGCTGGGCGCGGGAGCACGCCGCGGCGGGGGAGCCGGCCACCGCCTGGGCGTTCTGCGAGCTGCTGCGCATGGCGGACGAGGAGCTCACCCGCGTGGTGTTCGGCGACGACCCGCCGTCCGCCACCGGCACGGGGTCGTACACGTCGCCCGGCACGCGCGCGGGTGCACCGCGCCAGGGGACGCCGTCCCCGCCCGCCCAGGGCATGGCCGAGACCGAGGGGCAGGGCATCGCGATGCCGGCGCAGAGCGGCGGCCCGAGCGCGCCGGGGAGCGCCCCGTCCCTGAACCTGCCGCCGCTCTCCTCCGGACCGCGCCGAGCCCTGTCCGCCGTGCTGGCCGGCGAGGACGCCGACCGGCGCCGGACGGCCGCCGACACCCTGCCCACCGTGCGCAGCGCCCTGGCGACCGCCGGGGCCCCGCTCGCCCGCCCCGACGGACCGCTGCGCGCCGCGGGCCCAGAGGACTGGTACCTCACGCACTTGCAGCGTGCCGCCGAGGCCTCCGTGGTGCGGCTGGAGTACCCCGACCCGGAACGCGGCCACCTGGTCCGCGGCCGCATCCTGCTGGAGCTGGCCACCCAGTACCTGGGGCGCGGCCCCGTCGAGCGGGAGGCCGGCCCCGACGAGGCGGCCGCCGCCGACGCGGGACGCGGCGCAGGCGAGCACCTGATGGCGGCGCTGAGCACGCCCGACGCGCTGCCGGCGCCCGAACGCTGCCGTGCCTGGCTGGACATGGCCTCGGCGATCGAGACGTTCCGCACCACCGGCGAGGGCGCCGCCGAGCGGGACGGGGAGCCACCGCGGATCATGGACGCCGTGGCGCAGGCGCTGGCCGCGGCCGGCGACGACGAGGACCTCCGCTTCGACTGCCACGTCATGGCGGCCCGGCTGCACCGCGACCGCTACGACACCACCGGGCGCGGCGCCGACCTGGACCACTCGGTGGCGTCCTGGCAGGAGGCCGTCGCGCTGCTCGCCACGGACGACCCGAGGCGGCCCGGCGTCCTCGGCGAGTACGGCGCCACCCTGGTGCGCCGCGGCGAGCTGCGGGACTCCGCGGACGACATCGACCAGGCCGTCCGCCTGCTGCGCGCCGCCGTCGACTGGACGTCCGACGACAATCCCGAGCTGCCCGACCGCAGGCGGACCCTGGGGATCGCGCACTACCTGCGGTTCCGGTCGCAGGAGGTGATCGCCGACCTCTTCGAGGCCGACTGGATACTGGGCGAGGCCGCGCGCGGCGCCAAGGACAGCCCGGAACTCGCCCACGACTGCTGGCTGCAACGGGGCGCCGTCGTCATGGAACTCGCCGACCGGCTGGGCAACATCGGGCTGCTGCAACGCGCCGACGACCATGTGCGGCACGCGGTGGAGATCGCGAGGGAGGCCGGGAACGGGACGTGGGTCGCTCGCGCTCAGCAGCTCAGGGGGATGCTCCTGGAACGGCAGGGCGCGCCTGACCTGGCGCTGCGGCAGTACCGGGAGGCGCTGACCGTGGCTGACACCGGCGATGTCCGCGACGTCCGCCTTACGGCGGAACTCCGCGATGCCGTGGCTCGGTTGGAGCTCTGA
- a CDS encoding trypsin-like peptidase domain-containing protein: MPELNLWLDAHARAATVRLLPASDAGDPAVPMWGSGFFVAPGWVVTAAHVLRPHLAGDRNLTFAVCGETQANDAIPVRARLAQWLITDPGATEVPPGEDLALVRLLDDDAEHECVWLVDRAVQHVGGVVAYGYRPGEGGHPEAVSWSGDAEINVRDGSYGLRFKPDVDFPAGVSGGPLLDPDTGAVVALIKSRRRQRDGGLAVSIAALRRFGPLYGEVMRAHDAWHGRTSGSAGSTWVDAQQAVVTGNRPTGGEEWTPHDRRAALRRLAALPAPPDGPTVAILARQAISGNRWPQEGPELHTWRDGHGLLYEGGRPMDSMIMLRYLQLVSLYVHRRGGDVDSLTDWVQERLHRHTWPHMAAFVTDARLPASLEPGKEDSGRIVIPYPGPGEGPTVAVLLDPVIGSEPAHFFWQVWVDDGEGEPELQAEDRSTHGHRPGDLVQALRRPLMDVFQRRDRAGRPVPLEIALPAEYFDIAVHRWRLNDIAALDDTYHLGAQRRVVLRALERRGEPDKKWLSRWGAIGEQRQLTGWRVPEPGVSPSAGQFRDASNNAVPVICRSVGQGLGRTALRLALESGHGVALWRVDGHGSGGCSDSCEDLHAKTKWLFEPLESVTELPDRLRQLRQEISERHVDRRWAEPLALLYDDPRRPLPAEDTTPLDAPL, encoded by the coding sequence ATGCCTGAGCTGAACCTCTGGCTCGATGCGCATGCCCGCGCCGCCACCGTCCGCCTGCTGCCGGCCTCGGACGCAGGGGATCCCGCCGTTCCCATGTGGGGAAGCGGCTTCTTCGTGGCGCCCGGCTGGGTGGTGACCGCCGCCCATGTGCTCCGCCCCCATCTGGCAGGCGACCGGAACCTCACGTTCGCGGTATGCGGCGAGACGCAGGCCAACGACGCGATCCCGGTCCGGGCCCGGCTCGCCCAGTGGCTGATCACCGACCCGGGGGCCACCGAGGTGCCGCCCGGCGAGGACCTCGCCCTGGTGCGGCTGCTCGACGACGACGCCGAGCACGAGTGCGTCTGGCTGGTCGACCGCGCCGTGCAGCACGTCGGCGGCGTGGTGGCCTACGGCTACCGGCCCGGTGAGGGCGGCCACCCGGAGGCGGTGTCCTGGAGCGGCGACGCCGAGATCAACGTCCGCGACGGGTCGTACGGACTGCGTTTCAAACCCGACGTCGACTTCCCGGCCGGTGTCTCCGGCGGGCCGCTGCTCGACCCGGACACCGGCGCCGTGGTCGCCCTGATCAAGTCGCGCCGCAGGCAGCGCGACGGCGGCCTCGCCGTCTCGATCGCCGCGCTGCGCCGCTTCGGCCCGCTCTACGGCGAGGTGATGCGGGCGCACGACGCCTGGCACGGCCGCACGTCCGGGTCCGCCGGCTCCACCTGGGTCGACGCCCAGCAGGCCGTCGTGACGGGGAACCGCCCCACCGGCGGCGAGGAGTGGACGCCGCACGACCGCCGGGCCGCGCTGCGCCGGCTCGCCGCGCTCCCCGCGCCGCCCGACGGGCCCACCGTGGCGATCCTCGCCCGCCAGGCCATCAGCGGGAACCGCTGGCCACAGGAGGGGCCCGAGCTGCACACCTGGCGGGACGGCCACGGCCTCCTCTACGAGGGCGGCCGGCCGATGGACTCCATGATCATGCTGCGCTACCTCCAGCTCGTCTCGCTCTACGTGCACCGCCGCGGCGGTGACGTGGACTCCCTCACCGACTGGGTCCAGGAGCGCCTGCACCGGCACACCTGGCCGCACATGGCCGCCTTCGTGACCGACGCCCGGCTGCCCGCGTCCCTGGAACCGGGCAAGGAGGACTCCGGCCGGATCGTCATCCCGTACCCGGGCCCGGGCGAGGGCCCCACCGTGGCGGTCCTGCTCGACCCGGTGATCGGCTCCGAACCGGCGCACTTCTTCTGGCAGGTGTGGGTCGACGACGGCGAGGGCGAGCCGGAGTTGCAGGCCGAGGACCGCTCCACGCACGGCCACCGGCCCGGCGACCTGGTGCAGGCCCTGCGCCGGCCGCTGATGGACGTCTTCCAGCGCCGGGACCGCGCGGGCCGGCCGGTTCCCCTCGAAATCGCGCTGCCCGCCGAGTACTTCGACATCGCCGTGCACCGCTGGCGCCTCAACGACATCGCGGCCCTGGACGACACGTACCACCTGGGCGCGCAACGCCGCGTCGTGCTGCGCGCCCTTGAGCGCCGGGGAGAACCGGACAAAAAGTGGCTCTCCCGCTGGGGCGCCATCGGCGAGCAGCGGCAGCTGACCGGGTGGCGCGTTCCGGAGCCCGGTGTGAGCCCCAGTGCGGGCCAGTTCCGTGACGCCTCGAACAACGCCGTCCCCGTCATCTGCCGCTCGGTGGGGCAGGGCCTCGGGCGCACGGCCCTCAGGCTCGCCCTGGAGAGCGGCCACGGCGTGGCCCTGTGGCGCGTCGACGGCCACGGCTCGGGGGGCTGCTCGGACTCCTGCGAGGACCTGCACGCCAAGACCAAGTGGCTCTTCGAGCCCCTGGAGTCCGTCACCGAACTGCCGGACCGGCTGCGCCAGCTGAGGCAGGAGATCAGCGAGAGGCACGTCGACCGCCGCTGGGCCGAGCCCCTGGCACTGCTCTACGACGACCCCAGGCGCCCGCTGCCCGCCGAGGACACCACACCCCTGGACGCGCCGCTGTGA
- a CDS encoding DUF6104 family protein, with product MYFTDRGIEELEKRRGEEEITFEWLAEQLRTFVDLNPDFEIPVERLATWLARLDDEEDEDGE from the coding sequence TTGTACTTCACCGACCGCGGCATCGAGGAACTGGAGAAACGGCGCGGCGAGGAGGAGATCACTTTCGAGTGGCTCGCCGAACAACTGCGTACGTTCGTCGACCTCAACCCGGACTTCGAGATCCCCGTCGAACGCCTGGCCACGTGGCTGGCACGGCTGGACGACGAGGAGGACGAGGACGGGGAGTAG
- a CDS encoding CU044_2847 family protein has translation MSHIQEIELPDGTVVLARLTTPDVYGSDDQDVGVFDTATAKVEQLGELITAVGSSVLAAARAAGPDEAAVTFGVELTARSGRALAVLAEGEAKAAVQVTLTWHMDERSRTSRERADNASGAPADDAPPVTPTPRVPADGASPATPDDRTPGSASAHA, from the coding sequence ATGAGTCACATTCAGGAGATCGAGCTGCCGGACGGCACCGTCGTCCTGGCCAGGCTCACCACGCCCGATGTCTACGGTTCAGACGACCAGGACGTCGGTGTGTTCGACACGGCCACCGCCAAGGTCGAGCAGCTCGGTGAGCTGATCACCGCGGTCGGCTCCAGCGTGCTGGCCGCGGCCCGCGCCGCGGGGCCCGACGAGGCCGCGGTCACCTTCGGCGTGGAGTTGACCGCCAGGTCGGGCAGGGCCCTTGCGGTGCTCGCCGAGGGGGAGGCCAAGGCCGCCGTCCAGGTGACCCTCACCTGGCACATGGACGAGCGGTCGCGAACCAGCCGCGAACGTGCCGACAATGCTTCTGGTGCCCCGGCCGACGACGCCCCACCGGTGACCCCCACACCGCGCGTCCCGGCCGACGGCGCGTCGCCCGCAACGCCCGACGACCGCACTCCAGGGAGCGCGAGCGCCCATGCCTGA